In Nitrosophilus labii, the following proteins share a genomic window:
- a CDS encoding polysaccharide deacetylase family protein, with protein MVSDETLKFLQDTGYNKDSYLDRLSKFKRRLEKIGVKYDVIRESNVDSLPATSTILALDIFALSKESSGAILNFLKRGGNLLFNYHFAYFQNKKIYQGSKLIEAITGLRYIKNVKNKKGLFFIPKILSPIMLSNEDAKRFDLILYDSIPLFESKENTPDAVLTNWAVTSTPMFDNKKVPMKQAGIVWHGLYGKGSWIYFSFPLYSFLDMPLNEFELLMKNITNYLNEPVSLAKYPYLDTKKAIFISEDTEYKYENLKRYATLAQKYGIDTTLFCVANLAEQYSDITKEVAAFSHIEIGSHSYSHTKISGENEKKVEKEIAYSKKVLEDITGEKVYGFRPPREEIDEKMIYWLRESGYLYTMERSKDYLLPKEEIPGLITLPRHGTDDYIYLINLDWDKDAILNQIIYETELLTSFNVLYTLSIHTHLLSYKNNINIVEKFFKYLQTRKDIKPLKGRDLAIRARQLKNIDLFYKKNLKNIFVNIENRNDTSVKNFTFRLYWHNLKKIGKISSEILNIKVEEIKRDKKEKFSDIRVKELKPNSVITLIIPYE; from the coding sequence TTGGTATCTGATGAGACTCTTAAGTTTTTGCAAGATACGGGTTATAATAAAGATAGTTATTTAGATCGTTTAAGTAAGTTTAAGAGACGTCTAGAAAAGATAGGGGTCAAGTATGATGTTATAAGAGAGTCGAATGTAGATAGTTTGCCGGCAACGAGTACTATTTTAGCTTTAGATATATTTGCCTTGTCAAAAGAGAGTAGCGGGGCAATACTTAACTTTTTAAAAAGAGGGGGAAATCTACTTTTTAACTACCATTTTGCCTATTTTCAAAACAAAAAGATTTATCAAGGCAGTAAATTGATTGAAGCTATAACCGGATTGAGATATATTAAAAACGTAAAAAACAAAAAAGGGCTATTTTTTATACCAAAAATTTTATCGCCTATAATGTTATCTAATGAAGATGCTAAAAGATTTGATTTGATACTATACGACTCTATACCCCTTTTTGAATCAAAAGAGAATACTCCAGATGCGGTACTAACTAACTGGGCTGTTACATCTACACCTATGTTCGACAATAAAAAGGTTCCTATGAAGCAAGCTGGTATAGTTTGGCACGGATTGTACGGTAAAGGGAGTTGGATATACTTTAGTTTTCCGTTATACTCTTTTTTAGATATGCCGTTAAATGAATTTGAGTTATTGATGAAAAATATAACAAACTATTTAAACGAGCCCGTTTCATTGGCAAAGTATCCATATCTAGACACTAAAAAGGCCATATTTATATCCGAAGATACCGAGTATAAATATGAAAATTTAAAACGTTATGCTACTCTAGCTCAAAAGTACGGCATCGATACTACTCTTTTTTGCGTAGCAAACTTGGCCGAGCAGTATTCGGATATAACTAAAGAAGTAGCTGCCTTTTCTCATATAGAGATTGGCTCCCACAGCTACTCTCATACTAAAATATCAGGGGAAAACGAAAAAAAAGTAGAAAAAGAGATAGCTTATTCTAAAAAAGTTTTAGAAGATATTACCGGAGAGAAAGTTTACGGGTTTAGACCGCCTCGAGAAGAGATTGATGAAAAGATGATCTATTGGTTAAGAGAATCGGGTTATTTATATACTATGGAGCGCTCAAAAGATTATCTACTACCAAAAGAGGAGATTCCGGGTTTGATAACTCTGCCTAGACACGGTACGGATGATTATATATATCTTATAAATCTTGATTGGGATAAAGATGCTATCTTAAATCAGATTATTTATGAGACGGAGCTTTTAACCTCTTTTAATGTCCTTTATACTTTAAGTATCCACACTCATTTGTTAAGTTATAAAAACAATATCAATATAGTTGAAAAATTTTTTAAATATTTACAAACAAGAAAAGATATCAAACCGTTAAAGGGTAGAGATTTGGCGATAAGGGCCAGACAGTTAAAAAATATTGATCTTTTTTATAAAAAAAATCTAAAAAATATATTTGTAAACATAGAAAATAGAAACGATACTTCTGTAAAAAATTTTACGTTTAGACTCTATTGGCACAATCTTAAAAAGATTGGTAAAATCAGCTCTGAAATACTAAATATTAAAGTAGAAGAGATTAAAAGAGATAAAAAAGAGAAGTTCAGTGATATAAGAGTCAAAGAACTAAAACCAAATTCAGTGATAACTTTAATAATCCCTTATGAGTAA
- a CDS encoding glycosyltransferase family 2 protein, translated as MIKGFIVIFLSLFLILALGSLLYFYYNYFYHIQNIFVQIGVGIVLFFTTLVILRYMLLLFFSILKTIQKSADEEDKPQKGELKRVTIIVPAFNEEVVIEKSLQSLIEQTYPNLEILVIDDGSKDRTYVKAKKLEFTKSSRSLKVYRKKNGGKANAINFGIEHASGELIMVVDADSKLDKNAVLLMAAYFNDEEIAAVAGSVYVSNQNSLLTKLQALEYIEGLNMVRNGQAFLKLVNIIPGPIGMFRKSALIEVGMYDDDTFAEDCDVTLKLIANGYKIEFESDAIAYTEVPEHLLDLIKQRYRWTRGILQSIRKHRKLLWNFKKSPSVSFVLWYMLFEAVFWPFMDIWANIFMIYLALISGVSMLIFFWWAMFTILDMAGALYCVLITGEKLSLVFYAVFYRLFFITIINISKILATIEEWYGIEMSWGKLERKGNL; from the coding sequence GTGATAAAGGGTTTTATAGTAATCTTTTTAAGCCTCTTTTTAATTTTAGCTCTTGGTAGTTTACTATATTTTTATTATAACTATTTTTATCATATACAAAATATTTTTGTTCAGATAGGTGTTGGTATTGTTCTTTTTTTTACCACGCTAGTAATATTGAGATATATGTTATTGCTTTTTTTCTCAATATTAAAGACTATTCAAAAGAGTGCAGATGAAGAAGATAAACCACAAAAGGGTGAACTTAAAAGAGTTACTATAATAGTGCCAGCTTTTAACGAGGAGGTTGTGATAGAAAAGTCGTTACAATCGTTAATTGAGCAGACATATCCAAATTTGGAGATATTGGTTATTGATGACGGTTCAAAAGATAGAACTTATGTTAAAGCAAAGAAGTTAGAGTTTACAAAGAGTAGCAGAAGTTTGAAGGTTTATAGGAAGAAAAACGGAGGCAAAGCGAATGCTATAAATTTCGGGATAGAGCATGCAAGCGGAGAATTGATAATGGTAGTAGATGCGGATTCAAAACTGGATAAAAACGCCGTATTGTTGATGGCTGCTTATTTTAACGATGAAGAGATTGCGGCTGTTGCGGGATCGGTTTATGTTAGCAATCAAAATAGTCTTCTTACCAAACTCCAAGCCCTTGAGTATATAGAAGGACTTAATATGGTAAGAAACGGACAAGCTTTTTTGAAGCTTGTCAATATTATTCCGGGTCCTATAGGAATGTTTCGAAAGAGCGCACTGATAGAAGTTGGCATGTATGATGACGATACATTTGCGGAAGATTGCGATGTGACTCTTAAACTGATTGCAAATGGTTATAAGATAGAGTTTGAATCAGATGCGATAGCATATACTGAAGTACCAGAACATCTACTTGATCTTATAAAACAGCGCTACAGATGGACAAGGGGTATATTGCAATCCATTAGAAAGCACAGGAAACTGCTTTGGAACTTTAAAAAATCTCCCTCAGTTTCATTTGTGCTTTGGTATATGCTTTTTGAAGCGGTTTTTTGGCCGTTTATGGATATTTGGGCAAATATTTTTATGATATATTTGGCTTTGATATCCGGTGTAAGTATGCTAATCTTTTTTTGGTGGGCAATGTTTACTATTTTAGATATGGCAGGAGCATTGTATTGTGTACTTATAACCGGTGAAAAGCTCTCTTTAGTTTTTTATGCTGTTTTTTATCGGCTTTTTTTTATTACGATTATAAATATTTCAAAGATATTGGCGACTATTGAGGAGTGGTACGGTATAGAGATGAGCTGGGGAAAACTTGAAAGAAAAGGAAATTTATGA